Proteins encoded by one window of Channa argus isolate prfri chromosome 13, Channa argus male v1.0, whole genome shotgun sequence:
- the si:dkey-178k16.1 gene encoding band 4.1-like protein 1 isoform X4, with protein sequence MTTEKGLAGEMKSALEGDAKRTNQVPEDHGDVDDSSEKTPSKASKSPQKSTKRPKTVPVKVTLLDGSDYETAVEKFAKGQTLLDMVCGHLNLLERDYFGLTFMDTDNAKNWLDPSKEIKKQIRVGSWILGFSVKFYPPDPSVLIEDITRYYLCLQLRDDILSGRLPCSFVTHALLGSYTVQAELGDYEPEEHGPDYVSDFRFAPNQTRELEERVMELHHNYRGMSPAEAEVNFLENAKKLSMYGVDLHHAKDSEGIDIMLGVSANGLLIYRDRLRINRFAWPKILKISYKRSNFYIKIRPGEYEQFESTIGFKLPNHRASKRLWKVCIEHHTFFRLVSPEPPPKGFLVIGSKFRYSGRTQAQTRQASALIDRPAPQFNRSVSKRYMLPRSIDGASALGDSMDQLSQRSSSERTQFMSREDLDQEGSLDLEHDQYHYHDQDQDQYMDQELERHEDQRQTWSTAISTPTKTLELKGEEAGSPIGSKPEFLDKTEDVLQKHQASINELKRALKQPNSKMAQREKRLSSATPPGGTPERKPATTGAKLIDKQDAYEGTLDTYSKAEKNKASSVARHMFAVTSWTEAEPNNGQTPWDHLRTRPGTSQKRETSKELTYMGSMGEVLATNASLTRNAIQENGYGSQADKERVVKDYQYEHIHGDRPKNFETPVTVDSLPKNNESRIETDMRHCETWKIKDPSPLREKDCNKTGNSHSEVTKTVPLKPQRSKKSLNPENKGVVNPQTQSHSDRGVFAVTGDAQMTKSKDGFCEVGRRVNNCTVPQSATDVVKENIAATKYDSEAAMSYQQQTQIHQQIKNELFRQQELRDCRGIAGQSQWTRGGMPQEEHFRNNSEFKENVLSSCKFPTAPPRTLPLKTQWSRDRQSNMDSSHIHYRTPTQETAKRKQAETPPTPSIHEEPFNEASREPWERRLGSVSEDDQDHEILYLKETHLGIERKCSSITVSSTSSLEAEVDFTVLTDLHTGMEEFSRGMSELGERDLSPDGGLCLGIDLLQQQGPSEPPPPLVSAPLSRGASSSPPAKHVQPEDVQPEVKRHDMQPVVPKKPKRSVPVSSSVDREQSHKEASRYPPVAPLSREASDVMPTPTVRKTDVRTETQPNGSEVTTTIVEFTEQDHSIAGLSEVSYSTRQSVSPVHVGSLGREASGSPVLITENVTSATTHVTKTVKGGYSETRIEKRIIITGDDDVDQEQALAIAIQEAKQQHPDMQVTKAVVVRETESSTEDRHSASES encoded by the exons ATGACAACAGAGAAGGGTTTGGCTGGGGAAATGAAGAGTGCATTGGAGGGTGACGCCAAGAGAACCAATCAG GTTCCTGAGGACCATGGGGATGTTGATGATAGCTCAGAGAAGACCCCCAGCAAAGCCTCCAAATCCCCTCAGAAAAGCACCAAACGGCCAAAGACTGTCCCTGTCAAAGTGACTCTGCTTGACGGCTCCGACTATGAGACTGCAGTTGAG AAATTTGCCAAGGGCCAGACCCTGCTGGACATGGTGTGTGGCCATCTGAACCTGCTGGAGAGAGACTACTTTGGCCTGACTTTCATGGACACGGACAATGCCAAg AATTGGTTAGATCCCTCCAAAGAGATTAAGAAGCAAATTCGGG TTGGTTCCTGGATTTTGGGGTTTTCTGTCAAGTTCTACCCTCCAGACCCATCTGTCCTCATTGAAGACATCACCAG gtaCTACCTGTGCCTGCAGCTGAGAGATGACATCCTGTCTGGTCGTCTACCCTGCTCGTTTGTCACCCACGCTCTTCTGGGCTCATACACTGTCCAAGCAGAACTGGGAGACTACGAGCCGGAGGAACATGGCCCAGACTATGTTAGCGACTTCCGCTTTGCTCCCAATCAGACTCGTGAGCTGGAGGAGAGAGTGATGGAGCTTCACCATAACTACAG GGGTATGAGTCCAGCAGAGGCAGAGGTGAACTTCCTAGAAAATGCCAAGAAGCTCTCAATGTATGGAGTGGACCTGCATCACGCTAAG GACTCTGAAGGAATCGACATAATGCTTGGTGTCAGCGCCAATGGTTTGCTCATCTACCGCGACCGCCTCAGGATCAACCGGTTTGCCTGGCCGAAAATCCTCAAGATATCTTACAAAAGAAGCAACTTCTATATAAAGATCCGACCTGGAGAG TATGAACAGTTTGAGAGCACCATAGGCTTCAAGCTGCCCAACCATCGGGCATCAAAGAGATTGTGGAAGGTCTGCATTGAGCACCACACCTTCTTCAG GTTGGTTTCTCCTGAGCCACCTCCCAAGGGTTTCCTGGTGATTGGCTCCAAGTTCCGCTACAGTGGGCGAACCCAAGCCCAGACCAGACAGGCCAGTGCTCTGATTGACAGACCTGCCCCACAGTTCAATCGGTCTGTTAGCAAGAGGTACATGCTGCCTCGCAGCATTGATGGAG CCTCAGCTCTTGGTGACAGTATGGACCAGCTGTCCCAGCGAAGCTCTAGTGAACGCACACAGTTCATGTCCAGGGAAGACTTGGACCAAGAGGGTAGCCTAGATCTGGAACATGATCAGTACCACTATCATGACCAAGACCAAGACCAGTACATGGATCAGGAGCTGGAGCGACATGAAGATCAGAGGCAGACATGGAGCACCGCCATCTCAACACCGACCAAGACTCTGGAGCTCAAG GGTGAGGAGGCAGGCTCGCCCATAGGCTCAAAACCAGAG TTCCTGGACAAGACAGAAGATGTTCTACAAAAACACCAGGCCAGTATCAATGAGCTGAAGAGAGCTTTGAAGCAGCCCAACAGCAAGATGGCCCAGAGGGAGAAACGGCTGTCCTCAGCTACTCCTCCAGGAGGAACCCCGGAGCGCAAACCA GCGACCACTGGTGCCAAATTGATTGACAAGCAAGATGCTTATGAAGGAACGCTGGATACTTACTCTAAAGCGGAAAAGAATAAGGCCTCATCTGTGGCTAGACACATGTTTGCCGTGACCTCTTGGACTGAAGCAGAACCGAACAATGGTCAAACACCATGGGACCATTTGAGAACTAGACCTGGAACATCACAGAAACGGGAAACGTCTAAAGAACTAACATATATGGGCTCCATGGGTGAAGTCTTAGCAACTAATGCTTCATTAACAAGGAATGCTATTCAAGAAAATGGATATGGATCTCAGGCAGATAAAGAGAGAGTTGTGAAGGATTATCAGTATGAGCACATTCATGGAGACAGACCAAAAAACTTTGAAACTCCAGTGACTGTGGACTCTCTCCCAAAGAACAACGAGAGCCGAATCGAGACTGACATGAGGCATTGTGAGACTTGGAAAATAAAAGACCCAAGCCCCCTGAGAGAAAAAGATTGCAACAAAACTGGGAACTCGCACTCAGAAGTCACCAAAACAGTCCCTCTCAAGCCACAGAGATCAAAGAAGTCTTTGAATCCAGAGAACAAAGGTGTTGTAAACCCTCAAACTCAAAGCCATTCTGATAGAGGTGTCTTTGCTGTGACTGGGGATGCACAGATGACAAAATCAAAAGACGGATTCTGTGAGGTAGGGAGGAGAGTGAATAATTGTACTGTTCCACAGTCTGCCACAGATGTTGTCAAGGAAAACATAGCGGCCACCAAATACGACAGCGAAGCTGCAATGTCATATCAGCAGCAAACTCAAATCCATCAACAGATTAAAAATGAGTTGTTTCGACAACAGGAGCTCAGAGATTGCAGAGGTATAGCAGGGCAGAGTCAGTGGACAAGGGGAGGCATGCCACAAGAAGAACATTTTCGTAACAACTCAGAGTTTAAAGAGAATGTCCTCTCTAGCTGTAAGTTTCCTACCGCTCCCCCTCGAACTCTTCCACTGAAAACACAGTGGTCCCGGGACAGACAGAGCAACATGGACAGCAGCCACATTCACTACCGGACACCTACCCAAGAAACAGCCAAGAGGAAGCAAGCG GAGACACCTCCTACGCCTTCTATACATGAGGAGCCATTCAACGAAGCTTCA AGGGAACCATGGGAGAGACGTCTGGGTTCTGTCTCGGAGGATGACCAGGACCACGAGATCCTGTACCTGAAGGAAACCCACCTGGGCATTGAGCGCAAATGCTCTAGTATCACAGTTAGCTCAACGTCCAGCTTGGAGGCTGAAGTAGATTTCACGGTCCTAACAGACCTTCACACGGGCATGGAGGAGTTCTCTAGGGGCATGTCAGAACTGGGAGAGAGGGATCTGTCTCCTGATGGGGGTCTGTGCTTGGGCATCGACTTGCTCCAGCAGCAGGGCCCTTCTGAACCACCTCCTCCTTTAGTGTCAGCTCCTCTGTCCAGAGGGGCCAGCAGCAGCCCTCCGGCCAAACATGTCCAGCCTGAAGATGTCCAACCGGAAGTCAAACGACACGATATGCAG CCTGTAGTTCCCAAAAAACCAAAGCGCTCAGTGCCAGTGTCATCATCAGTGGATAGAGAGCAGTCGCACAAAGAAGCCAGTCGCTATCCTCCTGTCGCACCGCTGAGCAGAGAGGCCAGTGATGTCATGCCCACACCGACAGTAAGGAAGACTGATGTCAGGACTGAAACTCAGCCCAATGGGTCAGAGGTCACCACGACCATTGTGGAGTTCACAGAGCag GATCACAGTATCGCCGGGCTAAGTGAAGTTTCTTACTCTACGAGACAGAGTGTATCCCCT GTGCATGTAGGCAGTCTTGGCAGAGAAGCATCGGGGTCGCCTGTCCTCATCACTGAAAATGTTACCTCTGCAACCACTCACGTCACCAAG ACTGTAAAAGGAGGATATTCAGAAACCAGGATCGAGAAGAGGATTATAATCACAGGAGACGACGATGTCGACCAAGAACAG GCGCTGGCTATTGCAATACAGGAAGCCAAGCAGCAGCATCCAGACATGCAGGTGACCAAGGCGGTCGTTGTCAGGGAAACAGAATCATCTACTGAGGATCGGCATAGTGCATCAGAG TCCTGA
- the si:dkey-178k16.1 gene encoding band 4.1-like protein 1 isoform X3 yields the protein MTTEKGLAGEMKSALEGDAKRTNQVPEDHGDVDDSSEKTPSKASKSPQKSTKRPKTVPVKVTLLDGSDYETAVEKFAKGQTLLDMVCGHLNLLERDYFGLTFMDTDNAKNWLDPSKEIKKQIRVGSWILGFSVKFYPPDPSVLIEDITRYYLCLQLRDDILSGRLPCSFVTHALLGSYTVQAELGDYEPEEHGPDYVSDFRFAPNQTRELEERVMELHHNYRGMSPAEAEVNFLENAKKLSMYGVDLHHAKDSEGIDIMLGVSANGLLIYRDRLRINRFAWPKILKISYKRSNFYIKIRPGEYEQFESTIGFKLPNHRASKRLWKVCIEHHTFFRLVSPEPPPKGFLVIGSKFRYSGRTQAQTRQASALIDRPAPQFNRSVSKRYMLPRSIDGASALGDSMDQLSQRSSSERTQFMSREDLDQEGSLDLEHDQYHYHDQDQDQYMDQELERHEDQRQTWSTAISTPTKTLELKGEEAGSPIGSKPEQFLDKTEDVLQKHQASINELKRALKQPNSKMAQREKRLSSATPPGGTPERKPATTGAKLIDKQDAYEGTLDTYSKAEKNKASSVARHMFAVTSWTEAEPNNGQTPWDHLRTRPGTSQKRETSKELTYMGSMGEVLATNASLTRNAIQENGYGSQADKERVVKDYQYEHIHGDRPKNFETPVTVDSLPKNNESRIETDMRHCETWKIKDPSPLREKDCNKTGNSHSEVTKTVPLKPQRSKKSLNPENKGVVNPQTQSHSDRGVFAVTGDAQMTKSKDGFCEVGRRVNNCTVPQSATDVVKENIAATKYDSEAAMSYQQQTQIHQQIKNELFRQQELRDCRGIAGQSQWTRGGMPQEEHFRNNSEFKENVLSSCKFPTAPPRTLPLKTQWSRDRQSNMDSSHIHYRTPTQETAKRKQAETPPTPSIHEEPFNEASREPWERRLGSVSEDDQDHEILYLKETHLGIERKCSSITVSSTSSLEAEVDFTVLTDLHTGMEEFSRGMSELGERDLSPDGGLCLGIDLLQQQGPSEPPPPLVSAPLSRGASSSPPAKHVQPEDVQPEVKRHDMQPVVPKKPKRSVPVSSSVDREQSHKEASRYPPVAPLSREASDVMPTPTVRKTDVRTETQPNGSEVTTTIVEFTEQDHSIAGLSEVSYSTRQSVSPVHVGSLGREASGSPVLITENVTSATTHVTKTVKGGYSETRIEKRIIITGDDDVDQEQALAIAIQEAKQQHPDMQVTKAVVVRETESSTEDRHSASES from the exons ATGACAACAGAGAAGGGTTTGGCTGGGGAAATGAAGAGTGCATTGGAGGGTGACGCCAAGAGAACCAATCAG GTTCCTGAGGACCATGGGGATGTTGATGATAGCTCAGAGAAGACCCCCAGCAAAGCCTCCAAATCCCCTCAGAAAAGCACCAAACGGCCAAAGACTGTCCCTGTCAAAGTGACTCTGCTTGACGGCTCCGACTATGAGACTGCAGTTGAG AAATTTGCCAAGGGCCAGACCCTGCTGGACATGGTGTGTGGCCATCTGAACCTGCTGGAGAGAGACTACTTTGGCCTGACTTTCATGGACACGGACAATGCCAAg AATTGGTTAGATCCCTCCAAAGAGATTAAGAAGCAAATTCGGG TTGGTTCCTGGATTTTGGGGTTTTCTGTCAAGTTCTACCCTCCAGACCCATCTGTCCTCATTGAAGACATCACCAG gtaCTACCTGTGCCTGCAGCTGAGAGATGACATCCTGTCTGGTCGTCTACCCTGCTCGTTTGTCACCCACGCTCTTCTGGGCTCATACACTGTCCAAGCAGAACTGGGAGACTACGAGCCGGAGGAACATGGCCCAGACTATGTTAGCGACTTCCGCTTTGCTCCCAATCAGACTCGTGAGCTGGAGGAGAGAGTGATGGAGCTTCACCATAACTACAG GGGTATGAGTCCAGCAGAGGCAGAGGTGAACTTCCTAGAAAATGCCAAGAAGCTCTCAATGTATGGAGTGGACCTGCATCACGCTAAG GACTCTGAAGGAATCGACATAATGCTTGGTGTCAGCGCCAATGGTTTGCTCATCTACCGCGACCGCCTCAGGATCAACCGGTTTGCCTGGCCGAAAATCCTCAAGATATCTTACAAAAGAAGCAACTTCTATATAAAGATCCGACCTGGAGAG TATGAACAGTTTGAGAGCACCATAGGCTTCAAGCTGCCCAACCATCGGGCATCAAAGAGATTGTGGAAGGTCTGCATTGAGCACCACACCTTCTTCAG GTTGGTTTCTCCTGAGCCACCTCCCAAGGGTTTCCTGGTGATTGGCTCCAAGTTCCGCTACAGTGGGCGAACCCAAGCCCAGACCAGACAGGCCAGTGCTCTGATTGACAGACCTGCCCCACAGTTCAATCGGTCTGTTAGCAAGAGGTACATGCTGCCTCGCAGCATTGATGGAG CCTCAGCTCTTGGTGACAGTATGGACCAGCTGTCCCAGCGAAGCTCTAGTGAACGCACACAGTTCATGTCCAGGGAAGACTTGGACCAAGAGGGTAGCCTAGATCTGGAACATGATCAGTACCACTATCATGACCAAGACCAAGACCAGTACATGGATCAGGAGCTGGAGCGACATGAAGATCAGAGGCAGACATGGAGCACCGCCATCTCAACACCGACCAAGACTCTGGAGCTCAAG GGTGAGGAGGCAGGCTCGCCCATAGGCTCAAAACCAGAG CAGTTCCTGGACAAGACAGAAGATGTTCTACAAAAACACCAGGCCAGTATCAATGAGCTGAAGAGAGCTTTGAAGCAGCCCAACAGCAAGATGGCCCAGAGGGAGAAACGGCTGTCCTCAGCTACTCCTCCAGGAGGAACCCCGGAGCGCAAACCA GCGACCACTGGTGCCAAATTGATTGACAAGCAAGATGCTTATGAAGGAACGCTGGATACTTACTCTAAAGCGGAAAAGAATAAGGCCTCATCTGTGGCTAGACACATGTTTGCCGTGACCTCTTGGACTGAAGCAGAACCGAACAATGGTCAAACACCATGGGACCATTTGAGAACTAGACCTGGAACATCACAGAAACGGGAAACGTCTAAAGAACTAACATATATGGGCTCCATGGGTGAAGTCTTAGCAACTAATGCTTCATTAACAAGGAATGCTATTCAAGAAAATGGATATGGATCTCAGGCAGATAAAGAGAGAGTTGTGAAGGATTATCAGTATGAGCACATTCATGGAGACAGACCAAAAAACTTTGAAACTCCAGTGACTGTGGACTCTCTCCCAAAGAACAACGAGAGCCGAATCGAGACTGACATGAGGCATTGTGAGACTTGGAAAATAAAAGACCCAAGCCCCCTGAGAGAAAAAGATTGCAACAAAACTGGGAACTCGCACTCAGAAGTCACCAAAACAGTCCCTCTCAAGCCACAGAGATCAAAGAAGTCTTTGAATCCAGAGAACAAAGGTGTTGTAAACCCTCAAACTCAAAGCCATTCTGATAGAGGTGTCTTTGCTGTGACTGGGGATGCACAGATGACAAAATCAAAAGACGGATTCTGTGAGGTAGGGAGGAGAGTGAATAATTGTACTGTTCCACAGTCTGCCACAGATGTTGTCAAGGAAAACATAGCGGCCACCAAATACGACAGCGAAGCTGCAATGTCATATCAGCAGCAAACTCAAATCCATCAACAGATTAAAAATGAGTTGTTTCGACAACAGGAGCTCAGAGATTGCAGAGGTATAGCAGGGCAGAGTCAGTGGACAAGGGGAGGCATGCCACAAGAAGAACATTTTCGTAACAACTCAGAGTTTAAAGAGAATGTCCTCTCTAGCTGTAAGTTTCCTACCGCTCCCCCTCGAACTCTTCCACTGAAAACACAGTGGTCCCGGGACAGACAGAGCAACATGGACAGCAGCCACATTCACTACCGGACACCTACCCAAGAAACAGCCAAGAGGAAGCAAGCG GAGACACCTCCTACGCCTTCTATACATGAGGAGCCATTCAACGAAGCTTCA AGGGAACCATGGGAGAGACGTCTGGGTTCTGTCTCGGAGGATGACCAGGACCACGAGATCCTGTACCTGAAGGAAACCCACCTGGGCATTGAGCGCAAATGCTCTAGTATCACAGTTAGCTCAACGTCCAGCTTGGAGGCTGAAGTAGATTTCACGGTCCTAACAGACCTTCACACGGGCATGGAGGAGTTCTCTAGGGGCATGTCAGAACTGGGAGAGAGGGATCTGTCTCCTGATGGGGGTCTGTGCTTGGGCATCGACTTGCTCCAGCAGCAGGGCCCTTCTGAACCACCTCCTCCTTTAGTGTCAGCTCCTCTGTCCAGAGGGGCCAGCAGCAGCCCTCCGGCCAAACATGTCCAGCCTGAAGATGTCCAACCGGAAGTCAAACGACACGATATGCAG CCTGTAGTTCCCAAAAAACCAAAGCGCTCAGTGCCAGTGTCATCATCAGTGGATAGAGAGCAGTCGCACAAAGAAGCCAGTCGCTATCCTCCTGTCGCACCGCTGAGCAGAGAGGCCAGTGATGTCATGCCCACACCGACAGTAAGGAAGACTGATGTCAGGACTGAAACTCAGCCCAATGGGTCAGAGGTCACCACGACCATTGTGGAGTTCACAGAGCag GATCACAGTATCGCCGGGCTAAGTGAAGTTTCTTACTCTACGAGACAGAGTGTATCCCCT GTGCATGTAGGCAGTCTTGGCAGAGAAGCATCGGGGTCGCCTGTCCTCATCACTGAAAATGTTACCTCTGCAACCACTCACGTCACCAAG ACTGTAAAAGGAGGATATTCAGAAACCAGGATCGAGAAGAGGATTATAATCACAGGAGACGACGATGTCGACCAAGAACAG GCGCTGGCTATTGCAATACAGGAAGCCAAGCAGCAGCATCCAGACATGCAGGTGACCAAGGCGGTCGTTGTCAGGGAAACAGAATCATCTACTGAGGATCGGCATAGTGCATCAGAG TCCTGA